The following are encoded in a window of Diorhabda sublineata isolate icDioSubl1.1 chromosome 3, icDioSubl1.1, whole genome shotgun sequence genomic DNA:
- the LOC130442144 gene encoding antichymotrypsin-2-like, with the protein MYVLVRCCIFFSAFSSIYTNEVDVDFIQTSRKFTTDLYRTIANRYRDNFVFSPFSLQVLLALTCEGARDETRQQLINVMFLQNSTDMVRNAYKSISENNDHNFGVDLINSNAIFADLDVSLNPNFQQIALDAYRAEFQNLNFADNVASADSINAWIDSQTNHKITNLVTSDDVMFANLLLINGIYFKASWDKQFTEEKNMRKFYNYGREPSKVPFMRMIGSYNCYTDNELGANFIELPYKGENLSMIIILPVSKNGLEIIEKNIFRFGEIPHWDEKSVDLTLPKFNVETAYHFADILKVLGIRKIFSPQAQLENISGSNLYITDIVQKAFINVTEAGTEAAAITVDIVGRFAERTFDIDHPFMFYIQKNGVILFTGRVNNIKNV; encoded by the exons ATGTACGTCTTGGTAAGGTgttgcatatttttttctgctttttcttctatatatacAAATGAAGTTGATGTTGATTTCATACAAACCAGTCGAAAATTTACTACTGACCTCTATAGGACCATTGCAAATAGGTACAGagataattttgtatttagtcCTTTTTCGCTACAAGTTCTTTTAGCACTCACATGTGAAGGAGCACGAGATGAAACAAGACAACAATTGATAAATGTTATGTTCCTACAAAATTCAACAGACATGGTTCGAAACGCTTATAAATCCATATCAGAAAATAATGATCACAATTTTGGAGTGGATTTGATAAATTCCAATGCCATTTTCGCTGATCTCGACGTTAGTCTTAATCCTAATTTCCAACAAATCGCTTTGGACGCATACCGAGCTGAATTCCAGAATTTGAATTTCGCggataatgttgcaagtgctGATAGTATCAATGCATGGATAGATTCTCAAACTAATCACAAAATCACTAATCTAGTGACCTCTGATGATGTTATGTTTGCCAATTTGTTGTTGATTAATGGAATTTATTTCAAAGCCAGTTGGGATAAGCAATTCACGGAggagaaaaatatgagaaaattctATAATTACGGAAGAGAACCATCCAAAGTTCCTTTTATGCGCATGATTGGCTCATATAACTGTTACACCGATAACGAGCTGGGAGCTAATTTCATTGAACTACCTTATAAAG GAGAAAACTTAAGCATGATCATAATTTTACCAGTAAGTAAGAATGGGTTGGAAATCATAGAGAAAAACATCTTCCGTTTTGGTGAAATACCACATTGGGATGAAAAATCAGTTGATCTCACTCTACCAAAGTTCAACGTAGAAACCGCGTACCATTTTGCAGATATCTTGAAAGTGTTGGGAATCAGGAAAATATTTAGTCCACAAGCacaattggaaaatatttctgGAAGTAACCTTTACATTACAGACATAGTTCAAAAAGCATTTATTAATGTTACTGAAGCTGGTACGGAAGCTGCAGCGATAACTGTTGATATTGTGGGTCGTTTTGCAGAGAGAACATTTGATATTGATCATCCATTCATGttttacatacaaaaaaacGGAGTCATACTTTTTACTGGAAGAGTGAATAACATTAAGAATGTTTAA